A genomic segment from Hypomesus transpacificus isolate Combined female chromosome 13, fHypTra1, whole genome shotgun sequence encodes:
- the LOC124475518 gene encoding gap junction delta-3 protein-like, whose product MDLDDRSRIHKQTAWSFLSPEVIPDTQAMGEWGFLGGLFDALQVHSPMLGRFWLLLMLVFRMLILGTVASDLFEDEQAEFACNTLQPGCKQVCYDMAFPISQYRFWVFHIVLISTPSLLFLMYAMHHHNKRTTSTHPTGQNSSSQEEDLHLRRLYIINVAFRMVAEVGMLLGQWYLYGFTVEAQFPCSRFPCPYTVDCFTSRPAEKTIFLCFYFVIGVVSAVSSLAELIYASVKWFCPTTQLQKGACHCQNARILKQEEVEMEEKPRMRTMSEGGRSSSSRKTGHKSPRYQNSKVLSV is encoded by the exons ATGGATTTGGATGATCGTTCCCGTATTCACAA ACAGACGGCCTGGAGTTTCCTGAGCCCAGAGGTGATCCCAGATACTCAAGCCATGGGTGAGTGGGGCTTTCTCGGGGGCCTCTTTGACGCCCTCCAGGTTCACTCTCCCATGCTGGGGCGCTTCTGGCTCCTGCTCATGCTGGTGTTCCGTATGCTCATCCTGGGCACCGTGGCCAGTGACCTCTTCGAGGACGAACAGGCTGAGTTTGCCTGTAACACCCTTCAGCCGGGCTGCAAGCAAGTCTGTTACGACATGGCCTTCCCCATCTCCCAGTACCGCTTCTGGGTCTTCCACATAGTTCTCATCTCCACACCTTCGCTACTCTTCCTCATGTACGCCATGCACCACCACAACAAGAGGACCACCAGCACTCACCCCACCGGGCAGAACAGCAGCAGCCAGGAGGAGGATCTCCACCTGAGGAGGCTCTACATCATCAACGTGGCCTTCCGCATGGTGGCAGAGGTGGGGATGCTGTTGGGCCAGTGGTACCTCTACGGCTTCACGGTGGAGGCCCAGTTCCCCTGCAGCCGTTTCCCCTGCCCCTACACCGTGGACTGCTTCACTTCTCGTCCCGCCGAGAAGACCATCTTCCTCTGCTTCTACTTTGTCATCGGAGTCGTTTCGGCCGTTTCCAGCCTTGCCGAGCTGATCTACGCCTCGGTAAAGTGGTTCTGTCCCACCACGCAGTTACAGAAGGGGGCTTGCCACTGTCAGAACGCCCGTATCCTGAAACAGGaagaggtggagatggaggagaaaccgAGAATGAGGACGATGTCCGAGGGAGGGCGtagcagcagctccaggaagACCGGACACAAGAGCCCACGATACCAGAACAGTAAGGTGCTCTCAGTGTGA
- the top2a gene encoding DNA topoisomerase 2-alpha isoform X2, with the protein MSEPLKSVSQIQSENKIAEKKTKDPNRLSVERIYQKKTQLEHILLRPDTYIGSVEPVTQQLWVFDEDVGLNCRSVTYVPGLYKIFDEILVNAADNKQRDKSMTCIKITLDPENNIISVWNNGKGIPVVLHKVEKVFVPALIFGQLLTSSNYDDDQKKVTGGRNGYGAKLCNIFSTKFTVETACKESKKCFKQTWYDNMGRAGDSKIQPFEGEEYTCVTFQPDLSKFKMQVLDKDTVALLTRRAYDIAGSSKGVRVFLNGKRLPVTTFRNYVDMYLKDKVDEQGSPLTVIHEAVNDRWEVCLTMSEKGFQQVSFVNSIATTKGGRHTEYVSEQIVSKLIEVVKKKNKVGVIVKPFQVKNHMWLFINCLIENPSFDSQTKENMTLQQKSFGSTCPLSDKFFKQAASSGIVESIMNWVKFKAQTQLNQKCSAVKHTKIKGVPKLDDANSAGGKNSSSCTLILTEGDSAKTLAVSGLGVVGRDHYGVFPLRGKLLNVREATHKQIMENAEINSIIKILGLQYKKNYSDPDSLKTLRYGRLMIMTDQDQDGSHIKGLLINFIHHNWPSLLRHNFLEEFITPIIKATHKKEELSFYSIPEFEEWKDAQSNIKSWKVKYYKGLGTSTSKEAKEYFSDMQRHRIPFKYAGPQDDEAITLAFSKKKIEERKEWLTNFMVNRRQRKEHNLPEEYLYGKATKSLSYNDFVMKELVLFSNSDNERSIPCLVDGLKPGQRKVMFCCLKRNDKREVKVAQLAGSVAEMSAYHHGEMSLMMTIIGLAQNFVGSNNLNLLQPQGQFGTRLHGGKDSASPRYIFTMLSSLTRLLFPPVDDNLLKYNYDDNLRVEPEWYMPIIPTVLVNGVDGIGTGWATRILNYNVREIVSNIHRMIDGEEPLPMIPSFKGFKGTIEHLASNQYMISGEVAIIDSTTIEISELPVKTWTQTYKENILEAMLNGTEKVAPLITDYKEYHTDTTVRFVVKMTEERLREAEAAGLHKVFKLQNPFTCNSMVLFDHVGSLKKYESVQEILKDFFELRMKYYVLRKDWLLGMLGAEAARLTNQARFILEKIEGKLVIENKPKKELIRMLQQMGYDSDPVKAWKQAQEKPEEENLEEEEEEEKEDNTGPDYNYLLNMPMWYLTKEKKEELCKQRDSKITELNTLKKKNPTDLWKEDLTLFTEELERVEESEKDTSPVLQTKGKSGRGKGVKVKQETLPTPQGRRVIPRITSAMKADASKKAKGKKIKDEVVKKMEFMDEGEENGKEASLATRLTKKPRAPAKDKAAKSGKQTTLQFKPTESKVKRNPWSDDSASEMEEEEEAGERPVVAPREKVERKTKSAVKYSLSSSEDEFDSAPKKKAAAITDDNDDDSFVPEPSAAFDSEVDSPAPPLKAPKPTKKVVKSTVKEAESNSNSQSDEAPLVSKHPSKPKAAPKAKEAAPKKPAAAAKKPAAPRKKTTDAKQPSILDALSKAKPTSKTATKKVPSLDTSDSEEEAKPQAAARKRKQDSDNSDSSSGDLMSRLKAKKTTTSKKAKTWEDEDSFHVSDIEIASAAPRSKPARARKPATYKMDSDSDEEFGF; encoded by the exons ATGTCCGAACCACTGAAG AGTGTTTCCCAGATCCAGTCTGAGAACAAAATAGCGGAGAAGAAAACAAAGGATCCCAACCGTCTCTCAGTGGAGAGGATCTACCAGAAGAAAACCCAGTTGGAGCACATCCTTCTTCGTCCAGATACCTACATAGGCTCCGTGGAGCCTGTCACACAG CAATTGTGGGTGTTCGATGAAGATGTTGGACTGAACTGTCGTTCCGTGACTTATGTGCCAGGTCTCTACAAGATCTTTGACGAGATCCTTG TAAATGCTGCAGATAACAAGCAGAGGGATAAATCAATGACTTGCATCAAGATCACTCTAGACCC TGAGAACAACATCATCAGCGTGTGGAACAATGGAAAGGGCATCCCTGTGGTGCTGCACAAggtcgagaaagtctttgttCCTGCCCTCATCTTTGGACAGCTACTCACTTCCAGTAACTATGACGATGACCAAAAGAAGGTCACTG GTGGACGTAACGGTTATGGTGCTAAGCTGTGCAACATCTTCAGCACCAAGTTCACTGTGGAGACTGCCTGCAAGGAATCCAAGAAGTGCTTTAAGCAG ACATGGTATGACAACATGGGCCGGGCTGGGGATTCTAAGATCCAACCCTTTGAAGGTGAGGAGTACACCTGCGTCACCTTCCAACCGGACCTGTCCAAGTTCAAGATGCAGGTCCTGGACAAGGACACGGTGGCCCTCCTGACCCGCCGTGCCTACGACATCGCTGGCTCCTCCAAGGGGGTCCGTGTGTTCCTCAATGGCAAGAGGCTTCCT GTGACCACTTTCCGTAACTACGTGGACATGTACCTGAAGGACAAGGTGGATGAGCAAGGCAGCCCCCTGACTGTGATCCATGAGGCGGTCAACGATCGCTGGGAGGTCTGTCTTACCATGAGTGAGAAGGGCTTCCAGCAAGTCAGCTTTGTCAACAGCATCGCCACCACCAAG GGAGGAAGGCACACTGAGTATGTGTCAGAGCAGATCGTGTCCAAGCTGATAGAGGTGGTTAAGAAGAAGAACAAGGTTGGGGTGATCGTGAAGCCTTTCCAG GTGAAGAACCACATGTGGCTGTTTATTAACTGCCTGATTGAGAACCCAAGCTTTGACTCCCAGACCAAGGAGAACATGACCCTACAGCAGAAAAGCTTTGGCTCCACATGCCCACTCAGCGACAAGTTTTTCAAGCAG GCTGCCTCTAGTGGGATCGTGGAGAGCATCATGAACTGGGTGAAGTTCAAAGCTCAGACCCAGCTCAACCAGAAGTGCTCAGCTGTCAAACACACTAAGATTAAGGGAGTTCCCAAGCTGGATGACGCCAATAGCGCAG GTGGTAAaaactcctcctcctgcaccttgATCCTGACTGAGGGAGACTCGGCCAAGACCCTGGCCGTGTCTGGGCTTGGCGTGGTGGGCAGAGACCACTACGGGGTCTTCCCTCTCAGGGGAAAACTTCTCAACGTCCGGGAGGCCACGcacaaacag ATCATGGAGAATGCAGAGATCAACAGCATCATCAAAATCCTCGGGCTTCAGTACAAGAAGAACTACAGCGACCCTGATTCGCTGAAGACCCTGCGCTATGGCCGGCTCATGATCATGACAGATCAG GACCAGGATGGGTCTCACATCAAGGGGCTTCTGATCAACTTCATCCACCACAACTGGCCCTCTTTGCTGCGCCACAACTTCCTCGAGGAGTTCATCACCCCCATCATCAAA GCCACTCACAAGAAGGAGGAGCTGTCCTTCTACAGCATCCCCGAGTTTGAGGAGTGGAAGGATGCCCAGTCAAACATCAAATCTTGGAAAGTCAAATACTACAAAG gtttGGGTACCAGCACTTCGAAAGAGGCCAAGGAGTACTTCTCTGACATGCAGAGACACCGCATCCCCTTCAAGTACGCCGGGCCTCAAGACGATGAGGCTATTACCCTG GCCTTTAGCAAGAAGAAGATTGAAGAGCGTAAAGAGTGGCTCACCAACTTCATGGTCAACCGACGCCAGCGCAAAGAGCACAATCTACCTGAG GAATACCTGTATGGTAAGGCCACCAAGTCTCTGTCCTACAACGACTTTGTCATGAAGGAGCTGGTGCTCTTCTCCAACTCTGACAACGAGAGGTCCATCCCCTGTCTGGTTGATG gtctgaAGCCGGGCCAGAGGAAGGTGATGTTCTGCTGCCTCAAGAGGAACGACAAGCGGGAGGTAAAGGTTGCCCAGCTGGCTGGCTCTGTGGCCGAGATGTCAGCCTACCACCACGGAGAG ATGTCCTTGATGATGACCATCATTGGTCTGGCCCAGAACTTCGTGGGCAGCAACAACTTGAACCTGCTGCAGCCGCAGGGCCAGTTTGGGACCCGTCTGCACGGGGGCAAGGACTCTGCTAGCCCTCGATACATCTTCACCATGCTCAG CTCTTTGACccgtctcctcttcccccccgtCGACGACAACCTGCTCAAGTACAACTACGACGACAACCTGCGTGTGGAGCCCGAGTGGTACATGCCCATCATCCCCACCGTGCTGGTGAACGGCGTGGACGGGATCGGCACAGGCTGGGCCACTCGCATCCTCAACTACAACGTCCGGGAGATCGTCAGCAACATCCACCGCATGATCGACGGGGAGGAGCCCCTGCCCATG ATTCCCAGCTTCAAGGGCTTCAAAGGCACCATTGAACATCTGGCGTCAAACCAGTACATGATTAGTGGAGAGGTGGCCATCATAGACTCCACCACCATCGAGATCTCTGAGCTGCCTGTGAAGACCTGGACACAG ACCTACAAGGAGAACATTCTGGAGGCCATGTTGAACGGCACAGAGAAGGTGGCCCCCCTGATCACCGACTACAAGGAGTACCACACGGACACCACGGTGCGCTTCGTGGTCAAGATGAccgaggagaggctgagggaggcggAGGCTGCGGGGCTGCACAAGGTCTTCAAGCTGCAGAACCCCTTCACCTGTAACTCCATG GTGTTGTTTGACCATGTGGGCAGTCTGAAGAAGTACGAGTCCGTGCAGGAGATCCTGAAGGACTTCTTCGAGCTGAGGATGAAGTACTACGTTCTCCGGAAGGACTGGCTGCTCGGCATGCTGGGAGCCGAGGCCGCCAGGCTGACCAACCAGGCCCGCTTCATCCTGGAGAAGATCGAGGGCAAGCTGGTCATTG AGAACAAACCAAAGAAGGAGCTGATCCGCATGCTGCAGCAGATGGGATACGACTCAGACCCTGTCAAGGCCTGGAAGCAGGCTCAGGAGAAG CCTGAGGAGGAGAActtagaagaggaggaggaggaggagaaggaggacaacACCGGGCCAGACTACAACTACCTACTGAACATGCCCATGTGGTACCTCActaaggagaagaaggaggagctgtgcaagcagagagacagcaag ATAACTGAGCTAAACACCCTTAAGAAGAAGAACCCAACTGACCTGTGGAAGGAGGATCTCACGCTCTTTACTGAGGAGCTGGAG CGCGTGGAGGAAAGCGAGAAGGACACTAGCCCCGTGCTCCAAACTAAGGGCAAGTCGGGCCGGGGCAAGGGAGTGAAGGTGAAGCAGGAGACTCTGCCCACGCCACAGGGACGCCGGGTCATCCCACGCATCACCAGCGCCATGAAGGCCGACGCCAGCAAGAAGGCCAAAGGGAAGAAGATCAAG GATGAGGTGGTGAAGAAGATGGAGTTCATGgacgagggagaggagaacggCAAGGAGGCCAGCCTGGCCACACGGCTCACCAAGAAGCCCAGGGCTCCTGCCAAGGACAAAG CCGCTAAGTCGGGTAAACAGACGACTCTGCAGTTCAAACCcacggagagcaaggtgaagaGGAACCCCTGGTCTGATGACTCGGCctcagagatggaggaggaggaggaagcaggagaGAGGCCCGTCGTCGCTCCCAGGGAAAAGGTTGAGCGCAAAACCAAAA GTGCGGTGAAGTACAGCCTGTCCAGCAGTGAGGATGAGTTTGACAGCGCCCCCAAGAAGAAGGCAGCTGCCATCACTGATGACAATGATGATGACAGTTTTGTCCCAGAGCCCAGTGCAGCCTTTGACAGTGAAGTGgactccccagcccctcccctcaaAGCACCTAAACCAAC GAAGAAAGTGGTGAAGTCAACAGTCAAGGAAGCTGAAAGTAACTCCAACT CCCAGTCAGATGAGGCCCCGCTGGTGTCCAAGCATCCATCCAAGCCCAAGGCAGCTCCCAAGGCCAAAGAGGCTGCCCCAAAGAAGCCTGCAGCTGCTGCCAAGAAGCCTGCTGCACCCAGGAAGAAGACCACAG ACGCCAAGCAGCCGTCCATCCTGGATGCTCTTTCAAAGGCCAAGCCTACATCTAAAACTGCCACCAAGAAGGTCCCCTCTCTGGACACGAGTGACTCTGAGGAAGAGGCCAAGCCCCAGGCGGCTGCCCGGAAACGCAAACAGGACAGCGACAATTCTGACAGCAGCTCAGGCGACCTCATGTCTCGCCTCAAGGCCAAGAAGACCACCACGAGCAAG AAAGCCAAGACGTGGGAGGATGAGGATAGCTTCCACGTTTCAGACATCGAGATTGCAAGTGCTGCACCCCGAAGTAAGCCAGCTCGTGCCAGGAAGCCAGCCACCTACAAAATGGACTCTGATTCTGACGAAGAGTTTGGATTTTAG
- the top2a gene encoding DNA topoisomerase 2-alpha isoform X1: MSEPLKSVSQIQSENKIAEKKTKDPNRLSVERIYQKKTQLEHILLRPDTYIGSVEPVTQQLWVFDEDVGLNCRSVTYVPGLYKIFDEILVNAADNKQRDKSMTCIKITLDPENNIISVWNNGKGIPVVLHKVEKVFVPALIFGQLLTSSNYDDDQKKVTGGRNGYGAKLCNIFSTKFTVETACKESKKCFKQTWYDNMGRAGDSKIQPFEGEEYTCVTFQPDLSKFKMQVLDKDTVALLTRRAYDIAGSSKGVRVFLNGKRLPVTTFRNYVDMYLKDKVDEQGSPLTVIHEAVNDRWEVCLTMSEKGFQQVSFVNSIATTKGGRHTEYVSEQIVSKLIEVVKKKNKVGVIVKPFQVKNHMWLFINCLIENPSFDSQTKENMTLQQKSFGSTCPLSDKFFKQAASSGIVESIMNWVKFKAQTQLNQKCSAVKHTKIKGVPKLDDANSAGGKNSSSCTLILTEGDSAKTLAVSGLGVVGRDHYGVFPLRGKLLNVREATHKQIMENAEINSIIKILGLQYKKNYSDPDSLKTLRYGRLMIMTDQDQDGSHIKGLLINFIHHNWPSLLRHNFLEEFITPIIKATHKKEELSFYSIPEFEEWKDAQSNIKSWKVKYYKGLGTSTSKEAKEYFSDMQRHRIPFKYAGPQDDEAITLAFSKKKIEERKEWLTNFMVNRRQRKEHNLPEEYLYGKATKSLSYNDFVMKELVLFSNSDNERSIPCLVDGLKPGQRKVMFCCLKRNDKREVKVAQLAGSVAEMSAYHHGEMSLMMTIIGLAQNFVGSNNLNLLQPQGQFGTRLHGGKDSASPRYIFTMLSSLTRLLFPPVDDNLLKYNYDDNLRVEPEWYMPIIPTVLVNGVDGIGTGWATRILNYNVREIVSNIHRMIDGEEPLPMIPSFKGFKGTIEHLASNQYMISGEVAIIDSTTIEISELPVKTWTQTYKENILEAMLNGTEKVAPLITDYKEYHTDTTVRFVVKMTEERLREAEAAGLHKVFKLQNPFTCNSMVLFDHVGSLKKYESVQEILKDFFELRMKYYVLRKDWLLGMLGAEAARLTNQARFILEKIEGKLVIENKPKKELIRMLQQMGYDSDPVKAWKQAQEKPEEENLEEEEEEEKEDNTGPDYNYLLNMPMWYLTKEKKEELCKQRDSKITELNTLKKKNPTDLWKEDLTLFTEELERVEESEKDTSPVLQTKGKSGRGKGVKVKQETLPTPQGRRVIPRITSAMKADASKKAKGKKIKDEVVKKMEFMDEGEENGKEASLATRLTKKPRAPAKDKAAAKSGKQTTLQFKPTESKVKRNPWSDDSASEMEEEEEAGERPVVAPREKVERKTKSAVKYSLSSSEDEFDSAPKKKAAAITDDNDDDSFVPEPSAAFDSEVDSPAPPLKAPKPTKKVVKSTVKEAESNSNSQSDEAPLVSKHPSKPKAAPKAKEAAPKKPAAAAKKPAAPRKKTTDAKQPSILDALSKAKPTSKTATKKVPSLDTSDSEEEAKPQAAARKRKQDSDNSDSSSGDLMSRLKAKKTTTSKKAKTWEDEDSFHVSDIEIASAAPRSKPARARKPATYKMDSDSDEEFGF; the protein is encoded by the exons ATGTCCGAACCACTGAAG AGTGTTTCCCAGATCCAGTCTGAGAACAAAATAGCGGAGAAGAAAACAAAGGATCCCAACCGTCTCTCAGTGGAGAGGATCTACCAGAAGAAAACCCAGTTGGAGCACATCCTTCTTCGTCCAGATACCTACATAGGCTCCGTGGAGCCTGTCACACAG CAATTGTGGGTGTTCGATGAAGATGTTGGACTGAACTGTCGTTCCGTGACTTATGTGCCAGGTCTCTACAAGATCTTTGACGAGATCCTTG TAAATGCTGCAGATAACAAGCAGAGGGATAAATCAATGACTTGCATCAAGATCACTCTAGACCC TGAGAACAACATCATCAGCGTGTGGAACAATGGAAAGGGCATCCCTGTGGTGCTGCACAAggtcgagaaagtctttgttCCTGCCCTCATCTTTGGACAGCTACTCACTTCCAGTAACTATGACGATGACCAAAAGAAGGTCACTG GTGGACGTAACGGTTATGGTGCTAAGCTGTGCAACATCTTCAGCACCAAGTTCACTGTGGAGACTGCCTGCAAGGAATCCAAGAAGTGCTTTAAGCAG ACATGGTATGACAACATGGGCCGGGCTGGGGATTCTAAGATCCAACCCTTTGAAGGTGAGGAGTACACCTGCGTCACCTTCCAACCGGACCTGTCCAAGTTCAAGATGCAGGTCCTGGACAAGGACACGGTGGCCCTCCTGACCCGCCGTGCCTACGACATCGCTGGCTCCTCCAAGGGGGTCCGTGTGTTCCTCAATGGCAAGAGGCTTCCT GTGACCACTTTCCGTAACTACGTGGACATGTACCTGAAGGACAAGGTGGATGAGCAAGGCAGCCCCCTGACTGTGATCCATGAGGCGGTCAACGATCGCTGGGAGGTCTGTCTTACCATGAGTGAGAAGGGCTTCCAGCAAGTCAGCTTTGTCAACAGCATCGCCACCACCAAG GGAGGAAGGCACACTGAGTATGTGTCAGAGCAGATCGTGTCCAAGCTGATAGAGGTGGTTAAGAAGAAGAACAAGGTTGGGGTGATCGTGAAGCCTTTCCAG GTGAAGAACCACATGTGGCTGTTTATTAACTGCCTGATTGAGAACCCAAGCTTTGACTCCCAGACCAAGGAGAACATGACCCTACAGCAGAAAAGCTTTGGCTCCACATGCCCACTCAGCGACAAGTTTTTCAAGCAG GCTGCCTCTAGTGGGATCGTGGAGAGCATCATGAACTGGGTGAAGTTCAAAGCTCAGACCCAGCTCAACCAGAAGTGCTCAGCTGTCAAACACACTAAGATTAAGGGAGTTCCCAAGCTGGATGACGCCAATAGCGCAG GTGGTAAaaactcctcctcctgcaccttgATCCTGACTGAGGGAGACTCGGCCAAGACCCTGGCCGTGTCTGGGCTTGGCGTGGTGGGCAGAGACCACTACGGGGTCTTCCCTCTCAGGGGAAAACTTCTCAACGTCCGGGAGGCCACGcacaaacag ATCATGGAGAATGCAGAGATCAACAGCATCATCAAAATCCTCGGGCTTCAGTACAAGAAGAACTACAGCGACCCTGATTCGCTGAAGACCCTGCGCTATGGCCGGCTCATGATCATGACAGATCAG GACCAGGATGGGTCTCACATCAAGGGGCTTCTGATCAACTTCATCCACCACAACTGGCCCTCTTTGCTGCGCCACAACTTCCTCGAGGAGTTCATCACCCCCATCATCAAA GCCACTCACAAGAAGGAGGAGCTGTCCTTCTACAGCATCCCCGAGTTTGAGGAGTGGAAGGATGCCCAGTCAAACATCAAATCTTGGAAAGTCAAATACTACAAAG gtttGGGTACCAGCACTTCGAAAGAGGCCAAGGAGTACTTCTCTGACATGCAGAGACACCGCATCCCCTTCAAGTACGCCGGGCCTCAAGACGATGAGGCTATTACCCTG GCCTTTAGCAAGAAGAAGATTGAAGAGCGTAAAGAGTGGCTCACCAACTTCATGGTCAACCGACGCCAGCGCAAAGAGCACAATCTACCTGAG GAATACCTGTATGGTAAGGCCACCAAGTCTCTGTCCTACAACGACTTTGTCATGAAGGAGCTGGTGCTCTTCTCCAACTCTGACAACGAGAGGTCCATCCCCTGTCTGGTTGATG gtctgaAGCCGGGCCAGAGGAAGGTGATGTTCTGCTGCCTCAAGAGGAACGACAAGCGGGAGGTAAAGGTTGCCCAGCTGGCTGGCTCTGTGGCCGAGATGTCAGCCTACCACCACGGAGAG ATGTCCTTGATGATGACCATCATTGGTCTGGCCCAGAACTTCGTGGGCAGCAACAACTTGAACCTGCTGCAGCCGCAGGGCCAGTTTGGGACCCGTCTGCACGGGGGCAAGGACTCTGCTAGCCCTCGATACATCTTCACCATGCTCAG CTCTTTGACccgtctcctcttcccccccgtCGACGACAACCTGCTCAAGTACAACTACGACGACAACCTGCGTGTGGAGCCCGAGTGGTACATGCCCATCATCCCCACCGTGCTGGTGAACGGCGTGGACGGGATCGGCACAGGCTGGGCCACTCGCATCCTCAACTACAACGTCCGGGAGATCGTCAGCAACATCCACCGCATGATCGACGGGGAGGAGCCCCTGCCCATG ATTCCCAGCTTCAAGGGCTTCAAAGGCACCATTGAACATCTGGCGTCAAACCAGTACATGATTAGTGGAGAGGTGGCCATCATAGACTCCACCACCATCGAGATCTCTGAGCTGCCTGTGAAGACCTGGACACAG ACCTACAAGGAGAACATTCTGGAGGCCATGTTGAACGGCACAGAGAAGGTGGCCCCCCTGATCACCGACTACAAGGAGTACCACACGGACACCACGGTGCGCTTCGTGGTCAAGATGAccgaggagaggctgagggaggcggAGGCTGCGGGGCTGCACAAGGTCTTCAAGCTGCAGAACCCCTTCACCTGTAACTCCATG GTGTTGTTTGACCATGTGGGCAGTCTGAAGAAGTACGAGTCCGTGCAGGAGATCCTGAAGGACTTCTTCGAGCTGAGGATGAAGTACTACGTTCTCCGGAAGGACTGGCTGCTCGGCATGCTGGGAGCCGAGGCCGCCAGGCTGACCAACCAGGCCCGCTTCATCCTGGAGAAGATCGAGGGCAAGCTGGTCATTG AGAACAAACCAAAGAAGGAGCTGATCCGCATGCTGCAGCAGATGGGATACGACTCAGACCCTGTCAAGGCCTGGAAGCAGGCTCAGGAGAAG CCTGAGGAGGAGAActtagaagaggaggaggaggaggagaaggaggacaacACCGGGCCAGACTACAACTACCTACTGAACATGCCCATGTGGTACCTCActaaggagaagaaggaggagctgtgcaagcagagagacagcaag ATAACTGAGCTAAACACCCTTAAGAAGAAGAACCCAACTGACCTGTGGAAGGAGGATCTCACGCTCTTTACTGAGGAGCTGGAG CGCGTGGAGGAAAGCGAGAAGGACACTAGCCCCGTGCTCCAAACTAAGGGCAAGTCGGGCCGGGGCAAGGGAGTGAAGGTGAAGCAGGAGACTCTGCCCACGCCACAGGGACGCCGGGTCATCCCACGCATCACCAGCGCCATGAAGGCCGACGCCAGCAAGAAGGCCAAAGGGAAGAAGATCAAG GATGAGGTGGTGAAGAAGATGGAGTTCATGgacgagggagaggagaacggCAAGGAGGCCAGCCTGGCCACACGGCTCACCAAGAAGCCCAGGGCTCCTGCCAAGGACAAAG CAGCCGCTAAGTCGGGTAAACAGACGACTCTGCAGTTCAAACCcacggagagcaaggtgaagaGGAACCCCTGGTCTGATGACTCGGCctcagagatggaggaggaggaggaagcaggagaGAGGCCCGTCGTCGCTCCCAGGGAAAAGGTTGAGCGCAAAACCAAAA GTGCGGTGAAGTACAGCCTGTCCAGCAGTGAGGATGAGTTTGACAGCGCCCCCAAGAAGAAGGCAGCTGCCATCACTGATGACAATGATGATGACAGTTTTGTCCCAGAGCCCAGTGCAGCCTTTGACAGTGAAGTGgactccccagcccctcccctcaaAGCACCTAAACCAAC GAAGAAAGTGGTGAAGTCAACAGTCAAGGAAGCTGAAAGTAACTCCAACT CCCAGTCAGATGAGGCCCCGCTGGTGTCCAAGCATCCATCCAAGCCCAAGGCAGCTCCCAAGGCCAAAGAGGCTGCCCCAAAGAAGCCTGCAGCTGCTGCCAAGAAGCCTGCTGCACCCAGGAAGAAGACCACAG ACGCCAAGCAGCCGTCCATCCTGGATGCTCTTTCAAAGGCCAAGCCTACATCTAAAACTGCCACCAAGAAGGTCCCCTCTCTGGACACGAGTGACTCTGAGGAAGAGGCCAAGCCCCAGGCGGCTGCCCGGAAACGCAAACAGGACAGCGACAATTCTGACAGCAGCTCAGGCGACCTCATGTCTCGCCTCAAGGCCAAGAAGACCACCACGAGCAAG AAAGCCAAGACGTGGGAGGATGAGGATAGCTTCCACGTTTCAGACATCGAGATTGCAAGTGCTGCACCCCGAAGTAAGCCAGCTCGTGCCAGGAAGCCAGCCACCTACAAAATGGACTCTGATTCTGACGAAGAGTTTGGATTTTAG